The genome window TTGTGATCCGCCAGTCGCATGGCGGCTCCGGTAAGCAGGCAACGTCAGTAATCAACGGCATTCGCGCCGATGTGGTAACGCTGGCGCTGGCTTCCGATATTGATGCCATTGCCGGGCGCGGCCGAATTAATAAAGAGTGGATAAAACGGCTACCGGATAATTCTGCGCCTTACACCTCCACCATCGTTTTTCTGGTGCGTAAAGGCAATCCCAAGCAGATCCACGACTGGCCGGATTTGCTGAAACCTGGCGTTGCGGTTATTACCCCTAATCCTAAAACCTCTGGCGGCGCACGCTGGAACTATCTTGCCGCCTGGGGCTACGCGCTGGATCAGAGCAATGACAACCAGGATAAGGCGCTGGAGTTTGTTAAAGCACTGTATAAAAACGTCGAGGTGCAGGATTCCGGTGCTCGCGGGGCAACGAATACTTTTGTTGAACGCGGCATTGGCGATGTGCTGATTGCCTGGGAAAACGAAGCTTATCTGGCGGTGAATAAGCTGGGTAAAGACCAGTTTGACATTGTTACGCCCAGTGAGTCTATCCTTGCCGAGCCGACGGTATCCGTTGTTGATCGCGTGGTTGACGATCGTGATACGCGCAAAGTAGCCAATGACTATCTGAATTATCTCTACTCACCGGAAGGGCAGGCCATTGCCGCGCAAAACTTCTACCGTCCTCGTGATGCCGGGGTGGCAAAGAAATATGCCAGCACCTTTACGCCGCTGAAGCTGTTCACCATTGATGACAAATTCGGCGGCTGGACGCAGGCACAGAAAACGCACTTTGCGGAAGGCGGCACCTACGACCAGGTAATGAAACGCTAGCGCGTTTTCCTCTGATGATTTAGCGTGACAATTCTCGTTAAGCCAACGAGGATTGCCAGCGGTCATCAGGAGAAGTCGCCATGTCAGTCCCTGCAAGCGTTCTGAAAATCGTTACGATTGTTATCGCCTTTCTTGTTATCGCGCTGGCCTTCGCGGCATGGCGTTTTCATCATAACGGCAACGCGCTGTGGCAAATTATTAGCCAGCAGTGCGTGCCGGGCCAGCTACAAAAAAACGATCCCAGCCCCTGCCAGCGTGTTGATATCAAGGCGGGTTACGTCACACTGAAAGATCGTAAC of Pantoea alhagi contains these proteins:
- a CDS encoding sulfate ABC transporter substrate-binding protein; this encodes MNKWSVGLAVLLASASVLAKNIELLNVSYDPTRELYEQYNKAFSAHYKQQTGDNIVIRQSHGGSGKQATSVINGIRADVVTLALASDIDAIAGRGRINKEWIKRLPDNSAPYTSTIVFLVRKGNPKQIHDWPDLLKPGVAVITPNPKTSGGARWNYLAAWGYALDQSNDNQDKALEFVKALYKNVEVQDSGARGATNTFVERGIGDVLIAWENEAYLAVNKLGKDQFDIVTPSESILAEPTVSVVDRVVDDRDTRKVANDYLNYLYSPEGQAIAAQNFYRPRDAGVAKKYASTFTPLKLFTIDDKFGGWTQAQKTHFAEGGTYDQVMKR